In the Gopherus flavomarginatus isolate rGopFla2 chromosome 23, rGopFla2.mat.asm, whole genome shotgun sequence genome, gcagagggaaaggggagagagagagagtctcatgcattttcctcacctctttttataattcagtcctttgtactagaaaccacttcagttctcagctcagtcACGGTGACAGGCTGTCTGTTGGAGATGTGAGAATTTTGCGGGAAAGTCTACAGAAAGAGCTTTGGAGGTTTGGTCAAGCTAATAGGCCTAAAGTATTAGCTGAGCTTGTTTCTCTGTGtaaagggcagagaaaggcaaagtggaatggaaagtccccaaaTTGGGGAACAATGGCTTTGTGTGCCGAAGGGGCCTAAGTAGGTGAAGTGGAAAGTTcccaaacacactgatttgcaataaccgagattgtgaaacataaccacagtggaagtgttagaaaagtcaaaccacAAACTAGACTAGGAATAACAATAAGAGGAGAGGCCGGATAtgaaaaactgattgttcagcttgcttttgacctgcatcatattttgcaatatattccaaataaggtaattaatgtgcagcctatgtgtcattgtttgtggttttaagctttaaaaggcttgtgtgatttttagctcagggggacagtattccaatagctgtcgctccctgcatgcttgtaaccaagaaaagagcctcaggctgagctgattcaaaatcagtcatgtggtcattttccacaacagcttcaagagatccctgtgatggaatgtaaatgtcttcttcacaccttccccctgcaggagaatggctgtttgaccagctgtttgccttgctgtctctgaggaactggtctgtgggtgttccccagaattgtaactttttcaataatatcatactgtaaaatctcataactttacatacagtgttactacacattttaacaggagaataatattcagtagattatgggttttcaaatgatacctcacaagccatactgtgtacaaaattgatcataattttctagaagagtgaacacaggggtacagactgacacagtgtctgtgtgtgtgttcccagcagataggtgggtatttcaatccctctaagCATAGTGTTCGGCATCTTCATGGatctggggaactggtcctggaaaTTCACGGGTTTAccaagtgtgacactgtatggaattgggAGACatttttggtattaataataaaataataaaatctgataaaattgcaatgaatcgtgctagatatgccatggaaggtgtcagggaaaatgttatgattttccaagtatgatcattttgtttctatgtttctatcacctttgtaccgtgagttatagatatgtagggtatatctgtatttccagacttgggcagtgtttctgggcgacacctccagacatattggcatcaacattgcctagcatgtttgatggcccattgagggtcatcagctgtacaatgagcccatggaaaggaccaaggggatacacctattgagtcagcaagacattccCAGGTAAGCCTGTGTtctgagacctccaaagcttttccatgccatgtgctgtgaatcttgtgtttgggacacacgaagaacaagccacatagcaaaaggaatataaagcgcagctgcatcatctccatcttgtcttcaatcccccttcctacttctggagcaacttctctacaaactgaaccctggaacaaaggactgaatgacccatccaagctgtggatgtgttcccgaCAGACTTTCACTCCGGCAACTcactaatactgctaagaacctgatctgtccattttggaatgtatctgactgctttcccatttaacttcattctatcttatttcgtttaaacctttagtttagatgctaaaggactggctggcagtgtggtattttgggtaagatccaaacctatactcacctggtaacgtggctgacctttggggtcagaagatcattttgtttatgtgagcagtttttaaataacctctcactgtgctgaatctaggtgctgattgggagtcagagaactgggatgcaataaagggggctgtgtgatttattttttcagcttcttgataacccgtgtgggtgatctctttttcagcctgccctgatcttggcattttcagtgagaactgcctctggccaaccaggtcacactaagctctgaagttaaataaacagaatgttttttatgacaaagtcttatgaaatcaactgaactcctttgttttctttcatctcagcaaggtTTCCTGTTACCCagcctgatgtgatctcccagctggaacaaggggaagagccatgggtcccagacttccagggctctgaggaaagagagatcctgagagctccccgcacaggtgagaaaacattaaaccaactcacaatctgtaagtgcctgaaggaaacatctgggatgcccaacaaagcccttgggaggtctctcagttcattattgtccctagtaGGTGTtgtatcctcagggtaaatatagctcatggcttcctgtagatcttaggagacaccaggcattagcttcctcccttccccctgagtATTTgcatgggatgtgaaggctgaattcatccccctcctctgtcctatttaggggaagagtttgggggagttcagttcctgatttttatttgacctgtcttcagcacttgttttggtttggtcttcccctttccatccctgtttgagatttctgtctctatcacagctgGTGATGCAATggcatgtgagaaagaggagcagaattctcagaaggaaaatgttgagcaagtggataaacacagagcattatcgcaaagatcaaaaaggaatgtgtccaggagtaatgAGCAGGGAAATTcctttgagattcagcacagaccagaaagagagcagggaaaccagccaggggagaaattggataaatgtatttcctgttggggaactcagaatgtcctcatggaaaccacaacacaacaggaaatccttaggcgaaagagaaaaaaatacatgcactgagtgtgagaaaaacttcactcacagatcaagcctttctgttcatctgagaatccacacaggggagaggccctacgaatgccatGAGTGTGTGGCAAAACCTTCAATCAAAGCTCAAACCTTTCTAAGCATCGGAGAAtccaggcagggggcaggcccTACAAATGCAGTaattgtgggaaaaccttcactcacagatcagccctttctgtgcatcagagaatccacacagatgagatgccctatgaatgcaatgagtgtgggaaaagcttcgctcacagatcagccctttttagacatcagaggatccacacaggtgaaagactctatgaatgcagtgagtgtgggaaaaccttcaaccacagctcaaaccttattacccatcaagaattcacacaggggagaggccgtataaatgctgtgagtgtggaaaatgcttcattaagagttcagccctttctgagcatcagagaatccacacaggggagaggccctatgaatgcagtgagtgcgggaaaaccttctcttggcactcagcccatgttagccaaCAGAGAATCTGCCACAGAGATCAACATTGTAAcaatctctagggctatcaagactttcttttctttaatacttttcctgattcccacatagtaacctttaaagctctttgaactgtttgcagcactgttatccctcagcttgtccagatgagtggcccatttttgccttttgcagttcacCCTCTTTTGAGATCgacctatttgtcctttctattgtcccacaagtaatttgactgtgcccttcctatgaggaaccagggagcgtcacatttataccattcctcctattgcaaagttattgttagagtgaccagtgatacagattgtatcattgacAGTTGTTCTCACattgctctgggttgtgctgaagagcagttatattgggaatttttcaaattagacGTAAATGAAGAGGAgtaggggcaggaaaaaagtgtaatttcagcttccgtgacactggaaggagatagGGTAactcaaagattccctccttccccttcactgcagaactgttaccttttgcctgggccatgcagagtttatgttcatcacattctatccatccacttctcaaagtgtcatgtgatgaagcattctctgttgtctgtgcttgcagatgatgtttttactactttaatcctatatcagaatcgctgtgactggagatgagtgtcaaaagtcctgggaggggaattcaaatgaattgcaaatagagtgtgatcatttagagtttaaatctCAGATTCCATCTATTGTAAAGCCATTTCTGGCAAGAGGGGTGTTTTTCCCTCCTTATGGGGATGCTAGGATACTAAAaattttgtaaataacataactgactatgaagacagggatgagggaagcaggtttgaatggatcagatgACAATGgggtgggagaatctcttgtcccggttctgaataatcagatgtaacctgctctggaatttcacttgatgctttctttgtaatgtattctctccctgtgatgtgggtttctatctttcctgaaggctgtttggTCACTCAATTGGATATTAATTCagtttgataggatgtagctcagatttattgaagaatttaagacaatgaccctttgctaaagtcctcatttatgatttcagctttgctttttccccatccctccaggatgacatggagaaagttaaagtgcagttctatcaacaggagagaactctctaatttactggacaggctaacaaagaaacagcagtgatttaaaatctccactcagaaatggtgaacaacagcacaaccccagctaactgaaggaagtgcatatgatcacagtatatttcagttgtttaaggcaatattgtctctgatgatctgggaagagaattccatggtaagtggttttgaactaggcaaaatgctcatgtgtttggttcccaaagcatttgtaagttattatggtgtggtgtgcagttacagttcaccagtaactgcacaccacaccataataactctagctcaggaaccaatccatgcaacaaacctcgatgccaactctgcccacatatctacaccagcgacaccatcacaggacctaaccagatcagccacaccatcactggttcattcacctgcacatccaccaatgtaatatacgccatcatatgccagcaatgcccctctgctatgtacatcggccaaactggacagtctctacggaaaaggataaatggacacaaatcagacattaggaatggcaatatacaaaaacctgtaggagagcacttcaacctccctggccacactatagcagaccttaaggtggccatcctgcagcaaaaaaacttcaggaccagacttcaaagagaaactgctgagcttcagttcatctgcaaatttgacaccatcagctcaggattgaacaaagactgtgaatggcttgccaattacagaaccagtttctcctctcttggttttcacacctcaactgctagaacagggccgaatcctccctgattgaactgacctcgttatctctagcttgcttgctagcacacatatatatacctgctcctggatatttccattacatgcatctgaggaagtgggtattcacccacgaaagctcatgctccaaaacgtctgttagtctataaggtgccacaggattctttgctgcttatcctttgtaggttctaaagatgtgtataaaataaaaccagtgttgaaaatgtaatatcttcagaaaaatagccatttttaatagaatctccagctctgctaactaacgaagattctgattcaggcctgtatccagtccctttcctggacctgtgccactgaatgaaagaaaagctgggcatgtctcaggaagccattcctcattaac is a window encoding:
- the LOC127039446 gene encoding zinc finger protein 620-like, whose amino-acid sequence is MTSFFCSSSSHPPMGEGREMSAGKPVKGLVTFEEVAVYFIREEWALLYPTQRALYRDVMQENYENVTSLARFPVTQPDVISQLEQGEEPWVPDFQGSEEREILRAPRTAGDAMACEKEEQNSQKENVEQVDKHRALSQRSKRNVSRSNEQGNSFEIQHRPEREQGNQPGEKLDKCISCWGTQNVLMETTTQQEILRRKRKKYMH